In the genome of Dermatophagoides farinae isolate YC_2012a chromosome 4, ASM2471394v1, whole genome shotgun sequence, the window aatgataaatatgCCGATTGATCCGTTTATATGATTCAAtattaaaaacaatgatgttAGCCATtctaattgattattttgtcgTTGATGGATATaaagaacgaaaaaacataaatgtGCTGGTACATAGCCTAaaagaagaatgaaaaaaaatttcgaatatatacacattatgtgaacaacaaatgtgaatagatgacaattttttgtcataaattttctaatcattatcattgttaatCGATGATCATAGATATGATCAACTAgtttgatttcattattaatttcattatattttgttttgataatcaatctGAAACCagtgataaataaataaatggattCACACATGTTTAAACAAATGATAGTATCGAACGATAAACAAAGACAACCATAATTGATGGccaacatttttatcattatcaaataaatggatgattgtggatggaaaaaatatgttCCATTCACATGAATCAAATGGATAAGATAGATGAAAAGTAACACTATTGTGGTCATTTCACAATTTCTACGCCATAAATGTATTTGTAGATGATGACGtagaaattttgattcaaacgtttttatcattgtcgtcgacgacgatgatgatgatgatgatgttcgtCGTGGAAATATCGATTCATCTGGATCTTTATTACGTACAATGGCATCAATCAAAACCATATTAATATGACGatgttttgatgaataaaaatttttatataaataatacaTTGCTACAATGACCATCATAACAagtaattcaaattcaattgttgtttttaaaacaatcaacataTCAAACATTGCTAAACGTTGATCATATGTTAATGGAATCATGTATAGCAATGAAAAACGTATTGATTCAAGCTGTAAGAATCGAAGAATTCTACAATTCCAGCGGATAATCGTCTTATCATTGTGTTGATAACCATCATGAAGATTGCCAATATATTggaaatattcatcaatcgTAGGAAATAGCCAATGGATTAATGGTtgtaatgattttaaaaatttcattttttttttcttcaaaatctGTTTAACCTAATTGACGACAATGTCAATAATGATtgcagtattttttttttttttttcatttttcaaaaaatcaaaatatgtatcgaatcgaatcaatcaatcaatataattgatttttttttgttattgtttgttattctattttcaataataaatttattcaaaataaaaacactgTGTTGTTGtctccaaaacaaaaaccagtATTTctaacgaaacaaaacaatgaatgattgaatgattgaaaatcaaaatcgattaccatcatcgtgaatatgatgatcttgATGTTGATAGAGattcaaatgtgtgtgtgtgacagaAATAATTCTGTATTTCcggaaaaaaagataaacgAAGCTTTCTTGATTCTTTAgaaattaatcattttatatGTAACCATGGCCATTTTACAATAAATCATTAGAAACTGTtttgataaagaaaaaaaaagaaagagaaacaGAATGACAATACAAACATACAGAGAATATGAATCGAACTGTTTGCTTACCCGAACAAAACCGGCCATACTGATAATACCGAAACGTCCATAAGTGAAAccatattgtttttttgtatgaaatttttcaatatgtAAACataatttccaatgaaaatgtagATTTAAATTTcgattacaatcatcaatcaaattatcattggtGGTGATAGTATTCAAATACATTAAACTTTTTGTACCATTCATATGAATGTGTTTTGAATATTGTGTACAAATATAATGTATGACAAACATGCCAGTAGTTTacattgaacaacaaatgatgaaaaataatattggaaaataaatttcattcacatcatgatcatcattgttgataataatatattgttgttttaaaCGTTGTAATGATGCCAAAATGTAGATATTTGTAGACAAACCACAGagaagaaatagaaaaaataattttgaatatgCTTGCATTACATTGGTaacaaatagaaataaatgacaattttgtttaagaaatttttctatcaaaTAACGTTGATTCATTCGTCgccgtgatgatgatgatgatgatgatgatgatgatgctgaggatgatgatgatcgtaatt includes:
- the LOC124489778 gene encoding uncharacterized protein LOC124489778, translated to MFVIHYICTQYSKHIHMNGTKSLMYLNTITTNDNLIDDCNRNLNLHFHWKLCLHIEKFHTKKQYGFTYGRFGIISMAGFVRFLMIYCKMAMVTYKMINF